One stretch of Candidatus Saccharimonadales bacterium DNA includes these proteins:
- a CDS encoding YdeI/OmpD-associated family protein, whose amino-acid sequence MKAKSRRTEIPTISFETTLYTIGEWTILHLPDSASIKLPSRGQVMVRGTINGHDLQKVLEPDGKWGHWFKVDEKLQKDIGVSAGDSVALEITPSKDWPEPDIPDDFSKALAVAPPSVQDLWTKITPMARWEWVRWVNATSITETRARRVEVSISKLKSGKRRPCCFNLAACTAPELTKNGRLIEPTKATV is encoded by the coding sequence TTGTACACGATCGGCGAGTGGACTATTTTGCATTTGCCCGATAGCGCGAGCATAAAACTGCCGTCGCGTGGGCAGGTGATGGTAAGAGGAACAATCAATGGCCATGACTTGCAAAAAGTATTAGAGCCGGACGGAAAATGGGGTCATTGGTTCAAGGTTGATGAAAAGCTGCAGAAAGATATTGGTGTGAGTGCGGGCGATTCCGTAGCGCTCGAAATTACGCCGAGTAAAGACTGGCCGGAGCCAGATATACCGGATGACTTTTCAAAGGCTTTGGCTGTCGCCCCACCTAGCGTTCAAGATTTATGGACTAAAATCACACCAATGGCGCGCTGGGAATGGGTACGATGGGTTAACGCAACCAGTATTACGGAGACTCGTGCACGGCGGGTCGAAGTGTCCATCTCGAAACTAAAATCAGGCAAGCGGCGACCCTGCTGCTTTAACCTCGCTGCGTGCACTGCTCCGGAGCTGACAAAAAACGGTAGGCTTATCGAGCCAACGAAGGCCACGGTGTAA